From Burkholderia savannae, a single genomic window includes:
- a CDS encoding sugar diacid recognition domain-containing protein encodes MMIDARLATEIVARTVEVMPFDVNVMDAHGLILASSDAARVGEIHAGAQLALARARAVEIDDAMAANLSGVRPGINLPLSVRGKVCGVIGVTGEPDAVRGFGELLRVTAELILEREQLTVELRRNARHREEFVLQLLRRTAASAELEAWADRLGIDVRVAHAAIVCRLSGVDADPEAGVGQIEAMQSQLAHEWPQLLTAKTSYLELVMFDAIDARAARDGALAKHAGKRLAALEGTLRKVATQPFSLALGIALDGIDGFERSYQCALATLRVGAARAPRENTYSYYEFVLPVLLSALSQGWQAQQLRLPLTRLLARERRSGALLDTLKAWYANDGHPSATAEALGIHRNTLDYRLQQIRDATGLDLGAMDDRLWLYIALQTTVSRRDGDEGGAGDGRSAS; translated from the coding sequence ATGATGATCGATGCCCGGCTCGCGACTGAAATCGTCGCACGCACCGTCGAAGTGATGCCGTTCGACGTGAACGTGATGGACGCGCACGGCCTGATCCTGGCGAGCAGCGACGCGGCGCGCGTGGGCGAGATCCACGCGGGCGCGCAGCTCGCGCTGGCCCGCGCGCGCGCAGTCGAGATCGACGACGCGATGGCCGCGAACCTGAGCGGCGTGCGGCCCGGCATCAATCTGCCGCTCAGCGTGCGCGGCAAGGTGTGCGGCGTGATCGGCGTCACCGGCGAGCCGGACGCGGTGCGCGGCTTCGGCGAGCTGCTGCGCGTCACGGCGGAATTGATCCTCGAGCGCGAGCAGTTGACGGTCGAATTGCGCCGCAACGCGCGCCATCGGGAAGAGTTCGTTCTCCAGCTTCTGAGGCGCACGGCCGCGTCCGCCGAGCTCGAAGCATGGGCCGACCGGCTCGGCATCGACGTGCGCGTCGCGCATGCGGCGATCGTGTGCCGCCTGAGCGGCGTCGATGCGGACCCGGAGGCGGGCGTCGGCCAGATCGAGGCGATGCAGTCGCAGCTCGCGCACGAGTGGCCGCAGTTGCTGACCGCGAAGACGTCGTATCTGGAGCTCGTGATGTTCGATGCGATCGATGCGCGCGCGGCCCGCGACGGCGCGCTGGCGAAGCATGCCGGCAAGCGGCTCGCCGCGCTGGAGGGCACGCTGCGCAAGGTCGCGACGCAGCCGTTCTCGCTCGCGCTCGGCATCGCGCTCGACGGGATCGACGGCTTCGAGCGTTCGTATCAGTGCGCGCTCGCGACGCTGCGCGTCGGCGCGGCCCGCGCGCCGCGGGAGAACACGTACTCGTACTACGAATTCGTGCTGCCCGTCTTGCTGTCGGCGCTGTCGCAAGGCTGGCAGGCGCAGCAGTTGCGCTTGCCGCTCACGCGCCTGCTTGCGCGCGAGCGGCGCTCCGGCGCGCTGCTCGACACGCTGAAGGCCTGGTACGCGAACGACGGCCACCCGAGCGCCACGGCCGAGGCGCTCGGCATTCATCGCAATACGCTCGATTACCGGCTGCAGCAGATCCGCGACGCGACGGGCCTCGATCTCGGCGCGATGGACGATCGGCTCTGGCTGTACATCGCGCTGCAGACGACGGTGAGCCGCCGCGACGGTGATGAGGGCGGCGCAGGCGACGGACGTTCGGCGAGCTGA
- a CDS encoding non-ribosomal peptide synthetase, with the protein MTTSTLDSPRLSEHESRVPSPQNAADLLLRAARLHPHTGVRFVAAESEENGTFLTYPELLDEARRILGGLRARGYRSGMKVALLLEHANDFIPAFWACTLGGFVPCPLVPIRNDPERWAKHLAHVDALLDHPLLVTTEALKNDLPSGAFAVNLNALRAGTPDESVHVAQPADPAVFVLTSGSTGNSKAVVLTHGNLLASMAGKNDRQQLTRADVTFNWISFDHVAALLEAHLLPLYVGAVQLHVESAAILTDPLRFLHLISRYRVTMTFSPNFLFGQLNAALESMGDEAFNALRRKLDLSSLRHVVSGGEAIVVATGQRFLDLLAPCGLARDALWPAFGMTETCAGSVYSREFPQGDAGREFASLGLPVLGLQMRIADDRNNVLPDGETGEFQLRGPMIFHRYHNNAEATRTAFTDDGWFRTGDLGRIERGRLSLVGRSKDSIIVNGVNYFSHELETTLEELDGIKRSFVAAFPTRGAGDESEQLVVTFTPSFPLDDEDELYRLIIAIRNSTILLWGFRPALILPLPEDEFPKTSLGKTQRTIMRKRLEAGGYDGYKACAADLANRQMGGYVAPEGETEAAVAAIFAQMFQVEPDAISATASFFDLGGTSLDILKLKRHVEQRLAVVDLPIVTILQNPTVRALAARLAPGKRVTAGEYDPVVPLQLTGAKTPLFCVHPGVGEVLVFVNLAKYFVNERPFYALRARGFNEGETYFSRFDEMVNVYVDAIRRRQPHGPYAVAGYSYGGAVAFEIAKVLESQGERVDFVGSFNLPPHIKYRMDELDEVEGAVNLAFFLSLIDKQQSLTLPSQLRAAMPEQDPLAYLIDNAPPGRLAELDLDLPKFRAWAGLAQSLLTLGRSYAPSGDVASMSIFYAIPLRGTKEDWLNKELRRWDEFTRAPNRYIDVAGEHYTLMGPAHVATFQAVLRAELDRALGGK; encoded by the coding sequence ATGACGACATCCACCCTCGATTCGCCGCGCCTTTCCGAACACGAATCGCGCGTTCCTTCGCCGCAAAACGCCGCCGACCTGCTGTTGCGCGCCGCGCGGCTGCATCCGCACACGGGCGTTCGCTTCGTTGCCGCGGAGTCCGAAGAAAATGGCACGTTCCTGACGTATCCCGAGCTGCTGGACGAGGCGCGCCGCATTCTGGGCGGCCTGCGGGCGCGCGGCTATCGCTCCGGGATGAAGGTCGCGCTGCTGCTCGAGCACGCAAACGATTTCATCCCGGCGTTCTGGGCCTGCACGCTGGGCGGATTCGTGCCGTGCCCGCTCGTGCCGATCCGCAACGATCCCGAGCGCTGGGCGAAGCACCTCGCGCACGTCGACGCGCTGCTCGACCATCCGCTTCTCGTCACCACCGAGGCGCTGAAGAACGATTTGCCGAGCGGCGCGTTCGCGGTCAACCTGAACGCGCTGCGCGCGGGGACACCCGACGAGTCGGTTCATGTCGCGCAGCCTGCGGACCCCGCCGTCTTCGTGCTCACGTCCGGCTCCACGGGCAATTCGAAGGCGGTCGTGCTCACGCACGGCAACCTGCTCGCGTCGATGGCGGGCAAGAACGATCGCCAGCAGCTCACCCGCGCGGACGTCACGTTCAACTGGATTTCGTTCGATCACGTCGCCGCGCTGCTGGAAGCGCATCTGCTGCCGCTCTACGTCGGCGCGGTGCAGCTTCACGTCGAATCCGCGGCGATCCTGACCGATCCGCTCAGGTTCCTGCATCTCATCAGCCGCTATCGCGTCACGATGACGTTCTCGCCGAACTTTCTGTTCGGGCAACTGAACGCCGCGCTCGAATCGATGGGCGACGAAGCGTTCAACGCGTTGCGCCGCAAGCTGGATCTGTCGTCGCTGCGGCATGTCGTCTCGGGCGGCGAAGCGATCGTGGTCGCGACCGGGCAGCGCTTCCTCGATCTGCTCGCGCCGTGCGGGCTCGCTCGCGATGCGCTGTGGCCGGCCTTCGGCATGACCGAGACGTGCGCCGGCTCCGTGTATTCGCGTGAGTTTCCGCAAGGCGACGCCGGCCGCGAATTCGCGTCGCTCGGCCTGCCGGTTCTCGGGCTGCAGATGCGCATCGCGGACGACCGCAACAACGTGCTGCCGGACGGCGAGACGGGCGAGTTCCAGTTGCGCGGCCCGATGATCTTCCATCGCTATCACAACAACGCCGAAGCGACGCGCACGGCGTTCACCGACGACGGCTGGTTCCGCACCGGCGATCTCGGGCGCATCGAGCGCGGCCGGCTCTCGCTCGTCGGCCGCAGCAAGGACAGCATCATCGTCAACGGCGTCAACTACTTCAGCCACGAGCTGGAAACGACGCTCGAAGAGCTGGACGGCATCAAGCGCTCGTTCGTCGCGGCATTCCCGACGCGCGGCGCGGGCGACGAATCCGAGCAGCTCGTCGTGACGTTCACGCCGTCCTTTCCGCTCGACGACGAAGACGAGCTGTATCGGCTGATCATCGCGATCCGCAACAGCACGATCCTGCTGTGGGGCTTCCGGCCCGCACTGATCCTGCCGCTGCCGGAAGACGAATTTCCGAAGACGAGCCTCGGCAAGACCCAGCGCACCATCATGCGCAAGCGTCTCGAAGCGGGCGGCTACGACGGCTACAAGGCGTGCGCCGCGGATCTCGCGAACCGGCAGATGGGCGGCTACGTCGCGCCCGAGGGCGAGACCGAGGCGGCGGTCGCCGCGATCTTCGCGCAGATGTTCCAGGTCGAGCCCGACGCGATCAGCGCGACCGCGAGCTTCTTCGATCTCGGCGGCACCTCGCTCGACATCCTCAAGCTGAAGCGGCACGTGGAGCAGCGGCTTGCCGTTGTCGATCTGCCGATCGTGACGATTCTCCAGAATCCGACCGTGCGCGCGCTGGCCGCGCGTCTCGCGCCGGGCAAGCGCGTGACGGCGGGCGAATACGACCCGGTCGTGCCGCTCCAGCTCACGGGCGCCAAGACGCCGCTCTTCTGCGTGCATCCCGGCGTCGGCGAGGTGCTCGTGTTCGTCAATCTCGCGAAATACTTCGTCAACGAGCGCCCGTTCTACGCGTTGCGCGCGCGCGGCTTCAACGAAGGCGAGACGTACTTCTCCCGCTTCGACGAGATGGTGAACGTGTACGTCGATGCGATCCGCCGGCGGCAGCCGCACGGGCCATACGCGGTGGCCGGCTATTCGTACGGCGGCGCGGTCGCGTTCGAAATCGCGAAGGTGCTCGAATCGCAGGGCGAGCGCGTGGATTTCGTCGGCAGCTTCAACCTGCCGCCGCACATCAAGTACCGGATGGACGAGCTCGACGAAGTGGAGGGCGCGGTCAACCTCGCGTTCTTCCTGTCGCTGATCGACAAGCAGCAGTCGCTCACGTTGCCGTCGCAATTGCGCGCCGCGATGCCCGAGCAGGACCCGCTCGCGTACCTGATCGACAACGCGCCGCCCGGCCGGCTCGCCGAGCTCGACCTGGATCTGCCGAAGTTCCGCGCCTGGGCGGGGCTCGCGCAATCGCTGCTGACGCTGGGGCGTTCGTACGCGCCGTCCGGCGACGTGGCGTCGATGTCGATCTTCTATGCGATTCCGCTGCGCGGCACCAAGGAAGACTGGCTGAACAAGGAGCTGCGCCGGTGGGACGAGTTCACGCGTGCGCCGAATCGCTACATCGACGTGGCGGGCGAGCACTACACGCTGATGGGGCCGGCGCACGTCGCGACGTTCCAGGCGGTGCTGCGGGCCGAGCTCGACCGCGCGCTCGGCGGCAAATGA
- a CDS encoding methyltransferase produces the protein MAKVDASPAPHTAILQMIIGKWHAQALYVAAELGIADLLAEKERTAAELAAATDTHPEALYRVLRALGDLGVFVEGDGRRFSNSPLGETLRCDVPGSMRGFARMAGMDVGWKAWGGLLYSVKTGRSAFEHVVGGPGFEYIDSHPEVAQIVNDAMTSVSELESPPVARAYDFSGARTIVDVGGGHGLLLATLLAANPHARGVLFELPHACDGARRLFAKHGLTDRVEVVAGDASKSVDAQGDVYVMKHVICDWDDEQAIRIMTNCAEAMPSGGKLLLVEAVLTPPGEPHFAKLHDLEMLIMSSGGHARTAGDYRRLYEAAGLSMTAVHPTEGMHSVIEGVKR, from the coding sequence ATGGCGAAAGTGGATGCGAGCCCGGCGCCGCACACCGCGATATTGCAGATGATCATCGGCAAATGGCACGCGCAGGCGCTGTACGTCGCGGCCGAGCTGGGCATTGCCGATCTGCTGGCGGAGAAGGAACGGACGGCGGCCGAGCTGGCCGCCGCGACGGACACTCATCCGGAAGCGCTATATCGCGTGCTGCGCGCACTCGGCGATCTGGGCGTTTTCGTCGAAGGGGACGGGCGGCGTTTCAGCAACAGCCCGCTCGGCGAAACGCTGCGGTGCGACGTGCCGGGCTCGATGCGCGGGTTCGCGCGCATGGCGGGCATGGACGTGGGCTGGAAGGCGTGGGGCGGGCTGCTCTACAGCGTGAAGACCGGCCGAAGCGCGTTCGAGCACGTAGTGGGCGGGCCGGGCTTCGAATACATCGATTCGCACCCGGAGGTCGCGCAGATCGTCAACGACGCGATGACGAGCGTCAGCGAACTCGAATCGCCGCCGGTGGCGCGCGCGTACGATTTCTCCGGAGCCCGAACGATCGTCGACGTCGGCGGCGGTCACGGCCTGCTGCTGGCGACGCTGCTCGCCGCGAATCCGCACGCAAGAGGCGTGCTCTTCGAGCTGCCGCATGCTTGCGACGGCGCGCGGCGGCTGTTCGCGAAGCACGGGCTGACCGACAGGGTCGAGGTGGTCGCGGGCGACGCGAGCAAGTCGGTCGACGCGCAGGGCGACGTCTACGTGATGAAGCACGTCATCTGCGATTGGGACGACGAACAGGCGATCCGGATCATGACGAACTGCGCGGAAGCGATGCCGTCGGGAGGCAAGCTTCTGCTCGTGGAGGCCGTGCTCACGCCGCCCGGCGAGCCGCATTTCGCGAAGCTCCACGATCTGGAAATGCTCATCATGAGCTCGGGCGGGCATGCGCGCACGGCCGGCGACTACCGGCGGCTCTATGAGGCGGCCGGATTGTCGATGACGGCCGTTCATCCGACCGAAGGCATGCATAGCGTCATCGAGGGCGTCAAACGGTGA
- the phnE gene encoding phosphonate ABC transporter, permease protein PhnE: protein MSHTMNHSVRCAPRPGAREARPAALFVAALLGVALFAQACYVVEARPQDLVTGVHGMLDILSRSMPPDFGKLESSLWAVIETVDVAMFGTVCGVVFAFPLAILAAANVTPARPLYLAARSLIGVTRVVPDLVWALLFVTAVGLGPFPGALALAVHSVGMLGRLFSEVIEDMDMGPVEALTLTGASRLQVFTHAVVPGVLPSLLGIALYRFDENLRSSLVLGFVGAGGIGFHLLTAMNLFQYQTVSLLLIITFFLVTGAEHLSAYLRGKVT from the coding sequence ATGAGCCATACGATGAACCACAGCGTGCGCTGCGCGCCGCGGCCGGGCGCGCGCGAGGCGCGGCCCGCCGCCCTGTTCGTCGCGGCGCTGCTCGGCGTCGCGCTGTTCGCGCAGGCCTGTTATGTCGTCGAGGCGCGCCCCCAGGATCTCGTCACCGGCGTGCACGGCATGCTCGACATCCTGTCGCGATCGATGCCGCCCGACTTCGGCAAGCTCGAATCGAGCCTGTGGGCGGTGATCGAGACGGTGGACGTCGCGATGTTCGGCACCGTCTGCGGCGTCGTCTTCGCGTTTCCGCTCGCGATTCTCGCCGCCGCCAACGTCACACCGGCGCGGCCGCTGTACCTTGCCGCGCGCTCGCTGATCGGCGTCACGCGGGTCGTGCCGGATCTCGTGTGGGCGTTGCTGTTCGTGACGGCGGTCGGCCTCGGCCCGTTCCCGGGCGCGCTCGCGCTGGCCGTGCATTCGGTCGGCATGCTCGGGCGGCTTTTCTCGGAAGTCATCGAGGACATGGACATGGGCCCTGTCGAAGCGCTGACGCTCACGGGCGCGAGCCGCCTGCAGGTCTTCACGCATGCCGTCGTGCCGGGCGTGCTGCCGTCGCTGCTCGGCATCGCGCTGTACCGCTTCGACGAGAACCTGCGTTCGTCGCTCGTGCTCGGCTTCGTCGGCGCGGGCGGCATCGGCTTTCATCTGCTGACCGCGATGAATCTGTTCCAGTATCAGACCGTGTCGCTGCTGCTGATCATCACGTTCTTTCTCGTGACGGGAGCCGAACACCTGTCGGCTTATCTGCGCGGCAAGGTGACTTGA
- the phnC gene encoding phosphonate ABC transporter ATP-binding protein, whose amino-acid sequence MSFAPISAMPPRAVSGAETKLAVRGLSMRYPNGHLALRELDLSVRAGEFAVILGSNGCGKSTFLKCVAGLNRPTSGTIEIAGRNLAGLSGETLRVARLPIALISQHANLVKRRSVLANVCTGALGRYRTWETAFGRVPRAEVEPSRAFLDEVGLLHLARQRASTLSGGQAQRVAVARALAQRPQVLLADEPLASLDPEAAEEVMRLLRRLTSEDGIAIVCVLHQPALAQRYADRLIGLRQGEVVFDDAAASVDPARVARLYASEPQ is encoded by the coding sequence ATGTCGTTCGCTCCCATTTCCGCGATGCCGCCGCGCGCCGTGTCCGGCGCAGAGACGAAGCTCGCGGTGCGCGGCTTGTCGATGCGCTATCCGAACGGGCATCTCGCGCTGCGCGAGCTGGATCTATCCGTCCGCGCGGGCGAGTTCGCCGTGATCCTCGGCAGCAACGGCTGCGGCAAGTCGACGTTCCTGAAATGCGTCGCGGGCCTCAACCGGCCGACGAGCGGCACGATCGAAATCGCCGGCCGCAATCTCGCCGGCCTGTCCGGCGAGACGCTGCGCGTGGCGAGACTGCCGATCGCGCTGATCTCGCAGCATGCGAACCTCGTGAAGCGCCGCAGCGTGCTCGCCAACGTGTGCACCGGCGCGCTCGGCCGCTACCGCACGTGGGAAACCGCGTTCGGCCGTGTGCCGCGCGCCGAGGTCGAGCCGTCGCGCGCTTTCCTCGACGAAGTCGGCCTGCTGCATCTCGCCCGGCAGCGCGCGAGCACGCTGTCGGGCGGTCAGGCGCAGCGCGTCGCCGTGGCCCGCGCGCTCGCGCAGCGGCCGCAGGTGCTGCTCGCCGACGAGCCGCTCGCGAGCCTCGACCCCGAGGCGGCCGAGGAAGTCATGCGGCTGCTGCGCCGGCTCACGTCCGAAGACGGCATCGCTATCGTCTGCGTGCTGCATCAGCCGGCGCTCGCGCAACGCTATGCGGACCGATTGATCGGCCTGCGCCAGGGCGAGGTCGTGTTCGACGATGCCGCCGCGTCCGTCGATCCCGCGAGGGTGGCCCGCCTCTACGCATCGGAGCCGCAATGA
- a CDS encoding alpha-D-ribose 1-methylphosphonate 5-triphosphate diphosphatase, whose protein sequence is MTNRTYLTGARVVLPDAVLDDSAILVEHGRIVAIEPDGASGAAHADLTGHTLIPGLVDLHCDAIEKEAEPRARVLFPLDFAASQIDRRNAAAGITTPFHAISFASADAGVRDNDTAQALVRAVAAFRRSGLVDNRIHCRYEVTDAAAAPLLHRLLDEGVVDLLSVMDHSPGQGQFRTLDAYIDYLTGNHRIERGAAHAIAAEKLASQAGANERMSALLAHAQRTGVPTASHDDDSAARVAAMKRLGVRMTEFPTNEATARAAAELGLPALFGAPNVLRGKSQSGSMRAIDAIRACKSVCLCSDYQPSALVVAAFIAADQAQLDLPSAIALVTRNPADACGLADRGRIALGARADLVSVSFEERWPVVTNTWSAGRHVFSTRYPQRAAAGGLTSALRSGEATTAQ, encoded by the coding sequence ATGACGAACAGGACTTATCTGACGGGCGCGCGCGTCGTGCTGCCCGACGCGGTGCTCGACGACAGCGCGATCCTCGTCGAGCATGGCCGCATTGTCGCGATCGAGCCGGACGGCGCAAGCGGCGCCGCGCACGCGGACCTGACGGGGCACACGCTGATCCCGGGGCTCGTCGATCTGCACTGCGACGCAATCGAAAAGGAAGCCGAGCCGCGTGCGCGCGTGCTGTTCCCGCTCGACTTCGCGGCCTCGCAGATCGATCGCCGCAACGCGGCGGCGGGCATCACCACGCCTTTTCACGCGATCTCGTTCGCGAGCGCCGACGCCGGCGTGCGGGACAACGACACCGCGCAGGCGCTGGTGCGCGCGGTCGCCGCGTTCCGACGCAGCGGGCTCGTCGACAACCGCATTCATTGCCGCTACGAAGTGACCGACGCGGCCGCCGCGCCGTTGCTGCATCGGCTGCTCGACGAAGGCGTCGTGGACCTGCTGTCGGTGATGGACCACTCTCCGGGCCAGGGCCAGTTCCGCACGCTCGATGCGTACATCGATTATCTGACGGGCAATCACCGGATCGAGCGCGGCGCGGCGCATGCGATCGCGGCCGAGAAGCTCGCGTCGCAGGCAGGCGCGAACGAACGGATGTCGGCGTTGCTCGCGCACGCGCAGCGCACCGGCGTGCCGACGGCGAGCCACGACGACGATTCGGCCGCGCGCGTCGCCGCGATGAAGCGCCTGGGCGTGCGGATGACCGAATTCCCGACCAACGAAGCAACCGCCCGCGCGGCCGCCGAGCTCGGGCTGCCGGCGCTCTTCGGCGCGCCGAACGTGCTGCGGGGCAAGAGCCAGAGCGGCTCGATGCGCGCGATCGACGCGATCCGCGCGTGCAAATCCGTCTGTCTGTGTTCGGACTATCAGCCGTCGGCGCTCGTCGTGGCCGCGTTCATCGCCGCCGATCAAGCGCAGCTCGACCTGCCGTCGGCGATCGCGCTCGTCACGCGCAATCCCGCAGACGCCTGCGGCCTCGCCGATCGCGGCCGCATCGCGCTCGGCGCGCGGGCGGATCTCGTATCGGTGTCGTTCGAAGAGCGCTGGCCGGTGGTGACGAACACCTGGAGCGCAGGCCGCCATGTATTTTCCACGCGGTATCCGCAGCGCGCCGCCGCAGGCGGATTGACGAGCGCGCTGCGGTCCGGCGAAGCGACTACGGCGCAGTAA
- a CDS encoding phosphate/phosphite/phosphonate ABC transporter substrate-binding protein: protein MKLSTILAAAAASLCVSVGATHAEPVCPSGGTIRFGVVPYEATALLQPAYKEIADLIARKTGCPVQLSIATNYNAEIEAMRAGKLDIAEFGPLGYVLANKIARAEAVATFAGKDGRAATYTASIVTWPGSGIKTLADVKGQSFAYSDPASTSGHLFPAFGLKKAGIDPHADVRALYAGSHTASYEALRNRKVKAGELNSSQIASAKLSNQYDPAAFVTLWQSEPIPIDPIAIRGDLPANVKARLTEVLSNLDFHELSPGTQKFIAAALGPALRTAPQTDAAYDVIRSLVSMLNIDLSKL, encoded by the coding sequence TTGAAACTCTCGACAATCCTCGCGGCGGCCGCCGCATCGCTCTGCGTCTCGGTCGGCGCGACACATGCCGAACCCGTGTGCCCGAGCGGCGGCACGATCCGCTTCGGCGTCGTTCCCTACGAAGCCACCGCGCTGCTGCAGCCCGCGTACAAGGAGATCGCGGACCTGATCGCCAGGAAAACCGGTTGCCCGGTGCAGTTGTCGATCGCGACGAACTACAACGCCGAGATCGAGGCGATGCGCGCGGGCAAGCTCGACATCGCCGAATTCGGTCCGCTCGGCTACGTGCTCGCCAACAAGATCGCGCGCGCCGAAGCGGTTGCGACGTTCGCCGGCAAGGACGGCCGGGCCGCGACCTACACCGCGTCGATCGTCACGTGGCCCGGCTCCGGCATCAAGACGCTCGCGGACGTCAAGGGGCAATCGTTCGCGTATTCGGACCCGGCGTCCACGTCCGGGCACCTGTTCCCGGCATTCGGCCTGAAGAAAGCCGGCATCGATCCGCACGCCGACGTGCGCGCGCTCTACGCCGGCAGTCACACCGCGTCGTACGAGGCGCTGCGCAATCGCAAGGTGAAGGCAGGCGAGCTGAACAGCTCGCAAATCGCGAGCGCGAAGCTCAGCAATCAGTACGACCCGGCAGCGTTCGTGACACTGTGGCAGTCCGAACCGATTCCGATCGATCCGATCGCGATCCGCGGCGATCTGCCGGCGAACGTCAAGGCCAGACTGACCGAGGTACTGAGCAATCTGGATTTCCACGAGCTGTCGCCGGGCACGCAGAAGTTCATCGCCGCGGCGCTGGGGCCGGCGCTGCGTACCGCGCCGCAGACGGACGCTGCGTATGACGTGATTCGCAGCCTCGTTTCGATGCTGAACATCGACTTGAGCAAGCTATGA
- a CDS encoding NAD-dependent epimerase/dehydratase family protein, whose amino-acid sequence MTVSGNDKRGDAKQTRAKRKILITGATGQVARPVAEALAAEDEVWAIGRFGDASVEDALRAKGVNTRRWDMERDTLDGLPDDFTHVLHAAVRRGEDGDFEKAIEINTVATGRLMTHCRHAESFIYVSSGSLYARQALDHPYAETDPLNGVAHWLPAYPIVKISCEGVVRAFSAVLGLPAVIARLNVAYGPYGHGGVPVLLYRQLLAGKPIPVPREGQNWASLIHTDDLVRQVPLLWDAASSPALVLNWGGDDAVGIQDCMQYVADITGVDARFERGDVTRETYAFDNTKRRALIGDCGVHWKEGVRRTIETHFPGAVKTHPAVQP is encoded by the coding sequence ATGACTGTGTCAGGCAACGACAAGCGTGGCGACGCGAAGCAGACGCGAGCGAAGCGGAAGATCTTGATCACGGGCGCGACCGGCCAGGTCGCGCGGCCCGTCGCCGAAGCGCTGGCGGCGGAGGACGAAGTATGGGCGATCGGCCGCTTCGGCGACGCGAGCGTCGAGGACGCGTTGCGCGCGAAGGGCGTCAACACGCGGCGGTGGGACATGGAGCGCGACACGCTCGACGGCCTGCCCGACGACTTCACGCACGTGCTGCACGCCGCGGTCAGGCGCGGCGAGGACGGCGATTTCGAGAAGGCGATCGAAATCAACACGGTCGCCACCGGCCGCCTGATGACGCATTGCCGCCACGCCGAATCGTTCATCTACGTGTCGAGCGGCAGCCTGTACGCGCGGCAGGCGCTCGACCATCCGTATGCGGAGACGGACCCGCTGAACGGCGTCGCGCACTGGCTGCCCGCGTACCCGATCGTCAAGATATCGTGCGAAGGCGTCGTACGCGCGTTCTCGGCCGTGCTCGGCCTGCCGGCCGTGATCGCGCGTCTGAACGTCGCGTACGGCCCGTACGGGCACGGCGGCGTGCCGGTGCTGCTGTACCGGCAACTGCTCGCCGGCAAGCCGATTCCGGTTCCGCGCGAAGGCCAGAACTGGGCGTCGCTGATCCACACCGACGATCTCGTCCGGCAGGTGCCGCTGCTGTGGGATGCGGCGAGCTCGCCCGCACTCGTGCTGAACTGGGGCGGCGACGACGCCGTCGGCATTCAGGACTGCATGCAGTACGTCGCGGACATCACGGGCGTCGACGCGCGTTTCGAGCGCGGCGACGTGACGCGCGAAACCTATGCGTTCGACAACACGAAGCGGCGCGCGCTGATTGGCGACTGCGGCGTGCACTGGAAGGAGGGCGTGCGCCGGACGATCGAAACGCACTTCCCCGGAGCGGTGAAGACGCACCCGGCCGTGCAGCCCTGA
- a CDS encoding nuclear transport factor 2 family protein, whose product MSTNMQTVRASYEAFHRRDLPGVLAALAPDVLWTHPDGMGPYGLGGTKRGHDEVIAFIRHVPTHIAEMRLAPEEFIESGDRIVVLGTRGVTAVNGRSATLKFVHVWKFVNGKAVTFEDHFDTAEMIKLITA is encoded by the coding sequence ATGTCGACCAACATGCAGACCGTGCGGGCCTCGTACGAGGCTTTCCATCGCCGCGACCTGCCCGGCGTGCTCGCCGCGCTCGCGCCGGACGTGCTGTGGACCCACCCGGACGGCATGGGCCCGTACGGGCTCGGCGGAACGAAGCGGGGCCACGACGAAGTGATCGCCTTCATCAGGCACGTGCCGACGCACATCGCCGAGATGCGGCTTGCGCCGGAGGAGTTCATCGAATCCGGCGACCGGATCGTCGTGCTCGGCACGCGCGGCGTCACCGCCGTCAACGGGCGCAGCGCGACGCTGAAGTTCGTGCACGTGTGGAAGTTCGTGAACGGCAAGGCGGTCACGTTCGAAGATCATTTCGACACGGCGGAAATGATCAAGCTGATCACGGCTTGA